The DNA region aaaaaattgacaggggtgggcgttttctccattgacttgcattgcctacactacctacggaagttgggaagctccagctaccattttccagtgctgtcgcaaattgctgtgtcctctctagtgttattttctacctctatggtctggGAAATCACCagctaatgcagtggttcccaaactgggggccaggaCCCCTGGGGGTTCGCggtagccaggccgcaccctcctagtgacgcaacaccttcagcgttgcttctagtcaggccaagcgcaatacaaatatagtttctgagctcccggaAAAACGGGAACTCATACCACTTTGGCACTTTAGAAGCAAACAGCCaatagcaaactaagggaggcccTTATattagagatttgaaagtcgatgataatcaggctagggttgcggaggtactgaaggggggtcgcggacaaaaggaacattgcataaaaatggaaatccacaggttaacagctaacagctaacataatgcCATACATATAGTTAGTATAGTAACTGTATTCACTTGTacggttaatagatgtatttgctgtcctgtggattttagggatggtacaaaccacACCGAAacccgaaaccgtacaattcacacaccataccgaaccgtgaaatgtaGTCCGTGGCAAactgcaattcatgtactgcccagaaaaatatgtaaaacagagattctaggagtatcttatccagtctctctgattaacacattggcatataagaccaatcagaggatgacacaattaaaatcacaccattttcacattataagcctacacaAACCATATATAGGCTATTTAGTGATAAgtgtgattctattagccacttgaaagagggcatttggaacggtCAGACAGCGTGGCATAtcgtttaatattcccagtgcaccatttatcatgaactaaaaaaaaaaaacatagagaaccgaaaaccgtgaccttgatactgtgatatgaaccgaaccgtgaattttgtgaaccgttccacccctagtggatttctagcaatataaacagacaaactgttaatggaaaatctcataatattaatggacaaaaaagttCCCCAGGCAATGCGTCTTCCATGGTGTGATTGGAGCCTTGCCAGCCTTTTCCCCAATTCATTTAATTCCTAAATCATTGAATCTGAAATTACCAACCAATAGATTAGATATGAATTATAGtagcctcttaaagggacactgtgcaggaaatggtcaaaaaaggtactgcaactatgctgctcattgaaactgggctgcctattgccaaatttgatctttacatgaaaatttactaaataataaacaaatattttctagcatggtccaagtacagtcatttttgcagctaaaaatggctatggagaagatcccccttttcatgtatgaaaagtgcaatttttccagtcataatgaatacttagaatttgatgctggtggtaagtattcatgaaaaaggtaacattagtgaatgggcagcatgaattctggaaataaacaactaaaaatctcacacagtgtccctttaatgcacgccatacctcctgtggcacggtgtaatagacattggaagttaactactgtagtactacactactatgacagtgcacggggcctttagtattacattatgacttggtcattgccatcctggtaacagctaatttataatgctgtgtcttaaggggttaaagccatGTGACATTCTGCAGAAATTTGCAGAATAAGGTCATGTGTCGTCGTCGTTTTGCAGAAATTCTACCCAGCAGCACGCATGGTGAGGAGGCGTCCCTGTCCTTTGCCACCCTAGCACCGTGCCGTGTGATCTTGGATTCTCCCTCTGCCCTGTGCCATGTGATCTTGAAGAGGTAGCCATGTGCCaccctgtgctgcgctgcgctgcgctgcgccgtGCCTGACTGCCGTGTGATCTCGGGTTCTCCCCCTGGCGCTGCGACAGCTGCGTGACAGGAGCTGACAGCTCAAcaggcagggctgcactggggacCACACACCACCCGCGCGGGGCATTTGCTTTTTGGTGTGGCATAGAGACCAgcacctcacccctcacccccataCTGCAATTATGATGGGCCTCTGTCCACtgtatattaacccattgatgcctgatgttgcgttttgcaacattggccctggcgcctggagctgcattacgcaacattcaggctcatgagatttgggacaacttaattaaaaatctctgtttgcttgagatgaatgaacacattctaatgaaagatcggggtcagggtttaaatgcaacttagtgcatattgttatgtgcttcagaagctgagatattcaggtttttatagactgaggggagcttttcttaaaaagggctcaggcattcagcacccttttttgcaggtgccttaggcgtcaatgggttaaggatgCACTGATGTGCCACCCCCTTTACATTGCAGAGCGGTCTCCAAGGGAAAAatcgaaacaaacaaacaataaaacacaaactgcggcccctgatgactgtcaggctggcccaccaggaaaatgccctttatgccagatgaccagtccaaccCTGTCAACAGGTGGCTTTACACGCCACATGCAACTCTCCGCTCACCAAGTAGCTCCTTGGCTGCAGATCAGCCTAACTGTTTTAGCAAgacgagttcagatgcaaaagcccctaactccatttctgaagacctgcacttctatatttttagagagccccgttgttggtttggtttacattcatgtacttgataatacatgtaaaaagttatattacatacataaaataaaaaatatgcaattttgatagctttgtattaaataaaaatgaattaagattattttctgaaaaggcacttagggggttttgcatctgaactcttccaaGTATAGTAGGCTACTCAAGCACCATATTCACAAACATTTTGTGCAGCTAAAAGGTTTTGATAGGATGTGATAAATTAGAGGGATATTTTTTGCAATTGCGATCATGTTTTGTCCTCTTCATAGCACTAccaagttagcctgattatcatcgcctttcaaatctattcgagacttggtctgaccaagagaattacaattaacatttaccaaacggcatggttgaccagcttcccttggtttgctaatggttgtttgattcccgacaaagtgggaggagttcctgatttttcaggagctcagaaagtacttgcatcgctcttgacctgacaaggagcaacgctgaaggtgttgcgtcactaggagggcacggcctggcaacTACCAAGTAGCTATTATTCATTGAATGATCCAGCGTTCCATCAGAAATGGATTTAGAAATCAATTCAGAGAAGGCAAAATGTTGTGCTTTGACACGTATGTTCTCTTTTTATTAGCTTACTTACAACACACAATATATTGTTGTTTAGACCTTTCAACACTAGAAATGTTCTCCAACAAGATAGGCAACAATAACATTGTTACCATACTGTAATACTGTTTCAATATATTTCATTCCCGTAGATTTGTACCCaataaatataaagtaatttATTAATTTAACTGCAAATATTTTTCGCCAGTCCCACAGTTTTGGGGAAAAGGTTCGTAGTACCAACAAGTACCTTGTGTTTTctcattaaaaaaacacaatacataaAACATCATATAAAAGCAACACAAGTTCTTTGGTTGAGGTAACAGTGCCAGACTGTGTCCATCTCTTTCTTATGCATGCATGTCATGTTCTTTGTACCACAATTACATTTTTTCCACTGGATTGACGAAGAAGGTAAAAATAGAAATAAGTTAAGAGTTTCGTAAAAGATGTCTCTATCGTCAACCCACTATGCTACACACTATTATAGATATACTATAGccctatcaggcttgtacgaaattccgaattgaatgaatttgaattcaaggtaatgccataatacgaacactaggtggtgtcattaccttgaatttctttgaatttaagctacaccacccattgagagtacatagaacagtgttcatattatggcattactttgaattcaaattcattcaattcggaatttcgtagaAGCCTGAGCCCTATTCACATTCTCTAATATAGTCCCAGCATGAAGGTTTTGTTAAATTAATGTATAAATACTAAAGGTTATTTTCTATTTGGTGCGAAATGTGCTTCCCCTCACCTCAGAGGTGGTGTAAGCAGCAACACCAGAGTAAAATCCTCTGACTTGGTCGATGACTTAAAGTACTTCGAGCTAATTTTAAACCCACACTCTGTGAAATATTATATTCTATGCTCTATTGCTTATAGTAGACTAAACTTCATTTATTTACTAAGGAGTTTAATCAATTCATATACTGTGTAAAATACTGTGTATTATACAACTAATTGAACTGGGTTTGCCTACTAATTCATAGTTTTTCAACAGTAATGCAATATTCAGCTTTAAACATATTCCCTAACTAACGCAGTAGTCTTCTTGGTGTGGTGACatttgggggtgctgtggtcaaACCTCCACTTTGCTCCCGAAGCAACACCAACACCCAGCACACAATCCAGTtggcacatacagtaaacagggctatttctcaaagtgaagagtGCAAGCCTAGCTATGACCAAGAAGCTCATTTTtcacggatttcaccaaagaATGTCCAATAATACGTAGTcgtaagtgtaattaataattgcaTACTCCTTGGCGAAATCCTGAAAAATGgataggacacttcactttgaaaaAATAGCCCCTATCTTCACAGTACAAACCCTCCAGTGTGGTACACAATAAATATGCACAGTGAATATCGCATTTACAGTATAAACCTCTATACACCTCTATAATATATAAATCTCTGTAATCAGCAGCTCCATAAGTTAAAAAGGGTTTTTTGGGCCccgccgtggctctaacggtagggcactgggccggtgacccgggtttgattccggcctggatcctttgccgaacctttctccatctctctctgcccattcgtttcctgtcaagtctctcactgtcctatcataaataaaagaataaaagatcAAAAAGTATTTAAAAAGGGTTCTTTGGCATGATGGCTGTAGAAAGCTGCCTCCTTCCAGCAATAGGCTGTACAGTCCCTGTACAGTATATCCACGTCCACGTCAAACACCCTGCTCCAGAAAAGCCGCGAGGAGCACATGCGCGAGGGCCGTCACCAGGAGCGCGTGCGCGGGCCGCCACGGGTGTCCGAGCGCAGGCGACGGCGCCGCCGGGGACGCCGACATCAAATGCAGCCTGCTGCCGTCGGCGATCATCCCCCGCGCGTCCTGAAGCGCCACCAGCGCCGAGGCGCTAAAGTTGACGTCCCCCGTGGTCACCAGGTCAAACAGGCAGGCCTGGAAGTACATGTCCTTGGCCGGCAGCATGGCGGAGCAGTGGGCGTAGGCGGCGGTGCCCGGCTGTGGCGGCGGGTGCTCCAAACGCTGGTTGGCGGGGCAACCCCACCGGCACAGCTGCAGGTCCTGCTCGGGGCTGAAGGAGTCCACGATGGGCCGCGGGGCGCGCACGGACACGCTGAGCGAGCGGCCGCTCTGACGCACCACCACGCTCGTGCCGATGTGCGTGGCGTTGATGTGGGCGTGGCGTCCCGGCGCCTCGGTGCTGACCCGCAGGCTGTGGTGGCCGCGCCGCTCGCCGCTGGCCACGGAGCCGTCCACGAACGCCGGCGGCACGTTGTCCAGCTCCGCGTGGTAGATCTGCTGCTCGATGCACTCGCGCCAGTTCTTGAAGATGATGGTGATCTGAATCAGAATTTTGGAAAAAACAAGAGAAATTAGTGAAGAGATCGCAGGagcctttttttaaaagtattttttttgggCTTTCATTAGTTTATGATTGGACAGTGAGAGATTGGACGGGAGACGAGTggggagagatatggggaaggatcggcaacggacccgggccagaatcgaacccgagtcgccggcgtagcagcccagtgccctaccgttagagcagtGCCTTGACGCCCCACTCGTGCCCTGCCCACCTCCGTAACCGTGGTGGCACTCGCTCCTGCCAGCATGGGTGAACAGGTACTGGCATGACATCACTACGCAATACACTACATCCGCTCCTCCCGGCACCCCTGCCTCCCCGATGCCCTACTCTTGCCCCACTcgtaccccacccccctccccgatGCCCCACTCGTGCCCCACCTACCTCCGTAAGCGCGGTGGCACTCGCTCCTCCAGGCATGGGTGCGCTGGTGGCacatccacccccctccctccccaatgCCCCACTCGTGCCCTTCTCGTgcccccaccacctccctccccgATGCCCCACTCGTGCCCCACCTACCCTCCCTCACCTCCCCGATGTCCTACTCgtgccccccccacctccctccccgaTGCCCCACTCGTGCCCCACTCGTGCCCCACCTACCTCCGTAAGCGCGGTGGCGCTCGCTCCCCCCGGCATAGGTGCGCTGGTGGCCTGCACAGACAGGTACTGGCTGTCGATCAGCGGCCAGGCACCCTTCACCGCGCACGTCTGGAACTCGTCGTGGAAGGTGCGCACGTGCGGGTCCCCGAACACGGCGCAGTGCAGGTACTCGGGCGAGCGGCCCTCGCGCTGCACGTAGCTGCGCTCGTAGAAACAGGCGTCCCTGGGGGGCACCGGGGCCATGGGCAGACGCGGGGGCCGCGCCGTGGGGCCCGTCTTGGGGCAGCCGTGCTGCAAAtacattacaattacaattacattcataacaataataatgtacagttcaaagttccatgcacagctcctaggtgctggtagatgcaggaatgttcaataccttcaaaagaaagaagtctaccgcacacattcttgactttatgctcgttttattagagcgaacaacgcgatTCGCCTCattgcgtcatcaggctcgctcaggtatatTGATGATCTTTTGAAACAataatattgtattttattgatatataatgtaatataatattatatgtaatactatatataataaataacaaCTAATATTAATCTAAtaattccccatctctctctccccaaaacgtttcctgtctctctctactgtcctgtcactaataaagtttAAACAAATcccagaaaaaatatatattaaaaaaaggaGTTCGAGTTTGAGTCATACCTGCATGAGCAGGTCCTCGATGCCCTGCACGGCCGAGTGGTATGCCAGGTCTCCGCGGCAGGCGCGCGCCGTCCGCCGGGTGCACTGGGCGTAGGAGCGCAGGGCGCTGCAGTAGCCTGCGTTGTATTGgctaccgccgccgccgccgatgCCCACGCCACCACCCAGATCCAATGTGGCCGCCACGAACTCCGAGTTGCACTTGAGGATTTTGCACTGCGCCCATACTGTAAAGGGaggaaatcaatcaatcaatcaatcaatcaataaatacatactgtacataccatgtcttgacattaactttttaacccattggccactgtggctagtggttttcccgagtcactagccattcaggtgttccactagccacagattttatatcgttttgttttttttctttatcatgatagtgtacgtctaaccttagaggatgaggtgctaaagcaagatgagtgtatagctttctacatagaagtatatcaagcaaatagaaactgagttactgagctttttcactttttcttgaacttaaatacaaacaattgtgcacaaggggcacacaatagaataggctatgatgcgtatgtcataccaaggaataagctgccagccaaattggatagtgacactgaaagtattactagccacagccaagttttaccagcatttggccggttggctagtgccagtgtcaagcccttatacatacatacataaatatttttgggggctcATAggattttcacacctggtcccctgtcagtgaaccaaactcagtcctctttactcagttctcagttctgtttttgttcatattgtgagtgtattaaataAACAACTCGCTGAACTATCTGGTCCtcttaggcttttatggtgtgtcactcttcttttgtATCACTCTcagtcctctagagccctccttaagtgattacagctggtcacaagtgtaacttgtgagaactcataagcgaaccgaactgagactatgtcaaccaaggtctcagtacgattcgtttccgaggggtctgggtacgctttgcagcgttcacatatgcggtgaaaatgctgagtcatttttctgagttcgcttaggtgactgaaagggaccaggtgtgaaaacgctgtcaGACGTCAAGTGGCACAATGACATCTGAtgtccataaatgaattagtatttggtgcttgatatgctgcaatgaatacgcTTCTTAGATTGTCCATGAAAAACAAATTCATACAATAGTGccactggctgtcgttgtgccgccctgacgtgtgctactgctgaaacgtcacgcacataagtacatacatacatatatatatacatacatacatacatatatacatacatacatacgtatatacatacatacatacatacatacatac from Engraulis encrasicolus isolate BLACKSEA-1 chromosome 5, IST_EnEncr_1.0, whole genome shotgun sequence includes:
- the hjv gene encoding hemojuvelin is translated as MGALGSSSYIIELPWKHSVLLALLLSHLCCLQVWAQCKILKCNSEFVAATLDLGGGVGIGGGGGSQYNAGYCSALRSYAQCTRRTARACRGDLAYHSAVQGIEDLLMQHGCPKTGPTARPPRLPMAPVPPRDACFYERSYVQREGRSPEYLHCAVFGDPHVRTFHDEFQTCAVKGAWPLIDSQYLSVQATSAPMPGGASATALTEITIIFKNWRECIEQQIYHAELDNVPPAFVDGSVASGERRGHHSLRVSTEAPGRHAHINATHIGTSVVVRQSGRSLSVSVRAPRPIVDSFSPEQDLQLCRWGCPANQRLEHPPPQPGTAAYAHCSAMLPAKDMYFQACLFDLVTTGDVNFSASALVALQDARGMIADGSRLHLMSASPAAPSPALGHPWRPAHALLVTALAHVLLAAFLEQGV